Proteins encoded by one window of Marixanthomonas sp. SCSIO 43207:
- the proS gene encoding proline--tRNA ligase has translation MAKNLTKRAEDYSKWYNELVIKADLAENSGVRGCMVIKPYGFGIWEKMQAELDRMFKETGHQNAYFPLFIPKSYFSKEASHVDGFAKECAVVTHYRLKNDEDGNGIVVDPEAKLEEELIVRPTSETIIWDTYRKWVQSYRDLPILVNQWANVVRWEMRTRLFLRTAEFLWQEGHTAHATKDEAIAEAEQMMNVYADFVENYMAVPVVKGLKTESERFAGALETYCIEALMQDGKALQAGTSHFLGQNFAKAFDVKFASKEGKQEYVWATSWGVSTRLMGALIMTHSDDNGLVLPPKLAPDQVVIVPIYRNDEQFEAVSKVAVELQAQLREAGIRVKFDNRDTHKPGWKFNEYELKGVPVRIAIGPKDVEKGTVELARRDTLTKEFVNQDEVVTTVQGLMTEIQENLYKKAVDYRAEHTTEVNSYEEFKEVIENKGGFVSAHWDGTSETEEKIKNETKATIRCIPLDGKKEAGSCIITGKPSSARVLFAKAY, from the coding sequence ATGGCAAAGAACTTAACAAAAAGAGCTGAAGATTATTCAAAATGGTATAATGAGTTGGTTATCAAGGCAGACCTTGCTGAAAACTCAGGCGTTCGAGGTTGTATGGTAATCAAACCTTACGGTTTCGGAATTTGGGAAAAAATGCAAGCTGAGTTGGATAGAATGTTTAAAGAAACTGGGCATCAAAATGCATATTTTCCACTTTTTATTCCAAAATCTTATTTCAGTAAAGAAGCAAGTCATGTGGATGGTTTTGCCAAAGAATGTGCTGTAGTGACTCATTATCGTTTAAAAAATGATGAAGATGGTAATGGTATTGTTGTAGATCCTGAAGCTAAACTGGAAGAAGAATTAATTGTTCGTCCTACTTCTGAAACTATTATTTGGGATACCTATAGAAAGTGGGTGCAGTCGTATCGTGATTTACCTATTTTGGTAAATCAATGGGCTAACGTAGTGCGGTGGGAAATGCGTACACGTCTTTTTTTACGCACTGCAGAATTTTTATGGCAAGAAGGACATACCGCTCACGCAACCAAAGATGAAGCTATTGCAGAGGCAGAACAAATGATGAATGTATATGCAGATTTTGTTGAAAATTACATGGCAGTTCCGGTTGTAAAAGGGCTTAAAACTGAAAGTGAACGCTTTGCAGGAGCTCTAGAAACCTATTGTATTGAAGCATTAATGCAAGATGGAAAAGCATTACAAGCTGGTACATCACACTTTTTAGGTCAAAACTTTGCAAAAGCTTTTGATGTAAAATTTGCTTCAAAAGAAGGAAAACAAGAATATGTTTGGGCAACTTCCTGGGGCGTTTCTACTCGATTAATGGGAGCTTTAATTATGACGCATAGTGATGATAATGGCTTGGTGTTACCGCCCAAATTAGCGCCAGATCAAGTGGTAATTGTTCCTATATACAGAAATGATGAGCAATTTGAGGCAGTAAGTAAAGTTGCTGTAGAATTACAAGCTCAATTACGTGAAGCAGGTATTCGAGTAAAATTTGACAATCGAGATACGCACAAACCAGGGTGGAAGTTTAATGAATACGAATTAAAAGGAGTGCCTGTTCGTATAGCTATTGGTCCCAAAGATGTTGAAAAAGGAACTGTAGAATTAGCAAGGCGTGATACTTTGACTAAGGAGTTTGTTAATCAAGATGAGGTTGTGACTACTGTACAAGGTTTGATGACCGAAATTCAAGAGAATCTTTATAAAAAAGCAGTTGATTATAGGGCAGAACACACCACCGAGGTAAATAGCTATGAAGAATTTAAAGAAGTAATAGAAAATAAAGGTGGGTTTGTCTCAGCACATTGGGATGGTACTTCTGAAACTGAAGAAAAAATTAAAAATGAAACCAAAGCAACCATACGTTGTATACCTTTGGATGGCAAAAAAGAAGCAGGAAGCTGTATTATTACAGGAAAACCTTCTTCTGCAAGAGTCTTATTTGCAAAGGCTTATTAA
- the rpsT gene encoding 30S ribosomal protein S20, which translates to MANHKSALKRIRNSETKRLRNRYQHKTTRNAIKKLKEASSKKEAEKLFPEVMSMIDKLAKNNIIHTNKASNLKSQISRHMAAL; encoded by the coding sequence ATGGCGAATCACAAGTCAGCTTTAAAGAGAATTAGAAATAGCGAAACAAAGCGCTTACGTAATCGTTACCAACACAAAACGACACGTAATGCAATTAAAAAGCTTAAAGAAGCATCAAGCAAGAAAGAAGCTGAAAAGTTATTTCCTGAGGTAATGTCTATGATTGATAAATTAGCTAAGAACAACATTATTCACACGAATAAGGCTTCTAATTTAAAGTCTCAGATCTCAAGACATATGGCTGCGCTATAA
- the coaD gene encoding pantetheine-phosphate adenylyltransferase, producing MTKRAVFPGSFDPITLGHVDIIKRALPLFDEIIIAIGVNAQKKYMFSLEERKHFIETAFNEYESVQVKTYTGLTADFCKAENAQFILRGLRNTADFTYEQTIAQANAKVMDVESLFLLASPAVSYISSSIVRDIARNGGDYSALVPFSI from the coding sequence ATGACAAAACGTGCAGTATTTCCAGGTTCTTTTGACCCTATAACACTAGGTCATGTAGATATAATAAAACGTGCGTTACCTCTCTTTGACGAAATCATTATCGCCATAGGCGTCAATGCTCAAAAAAAATATATGTTCTCGCTAGAAGAACGAAAACACTTTATTGAAACAGCTTTTAACGAGTATGAATCTGTACAGGTAAAAACGTATACTGGGCTCACGGCAGATTTTTGCAAGGCAGAAAACGCTCAATTTATATTACGTGGTTTACGTAACACAGCAGATTTTACATATGAACAAACCATAGCGCAAGCCAACGCCAAGGTTATGGATGTTGAAAGCTTGTTTTTATTAGCATCTCCAGCTGTTTCATATATATCATCATCTATAGTTCGCGATATCGCAAGAAACGGTGGCGATTACAGTGCTTTGGTACCTTTTTCTATTTAA